In Primulina eburnea isolate SZY01 chromosome 14, ASM2296580v1, whole genome shotgun sequence, the following proteins share a genomic window:
- the LOC140812439 gene encoding transcription factor bHLH92-like isoform X2 gives MDEFFHLSPGSMLWLQEVLSMNNQRQSAFSSYTNEPIVGFASKSVANGSGRENVNKRMIQFLKKSWTTRGRTATTGGMERGRGKKHVIGERLRREKHKRFYGALHKLLPPGTKSDQKSILEMAVKKIKELQKTEGELKRRNNEVEFILGARENNVTLEKAEIELQVGNPSSEIDSMLGVVKSLKYTNSTLTAIRSHFSQRQFSALLEVETKHL, from the exons ATGGACGAGTTCTTTCACCTCTCTCCAGGAAGTATGTTATGGCTTCAAGAGGTACTCAGCATGAATAACCAGAGACAGAGTGCTTTTTCAAGCTACACAAATGAACCCATTGTAGGGTTTGCATCTAAGAGCGTTGCAAATGGATCCGGTCGTGAAAATGTAAACAAGAGGATGATTCAGTTCTTGAAGAAGAGTTGGACGACTCGGGGGCGAACGGCGACTACCGGGGGCATGGAAAGAGGGAGAGGGAAGAAGCATGTGATTGGTGAGAGGTTAAGAAGAGAGAAGCACAAGAGATTTTATGGAGCTTTGCATAAGTTGTTGCCACCAGGAACTAAG AGTGATCAGAAATCGATACTCGAAATGGCGGTCAAGAAAATCAAAGAGCTGCAGAAGACCGAGGGAGAATTGAAGAGGAGAAACAATGAGGTGGAGTTTATTTTGGGTGCAAGGGAAAACAATGTAACATTAGAAAAGGCTGAAATAGAATTACAAGTCGGGAATCCATCTTCCGAGATTGATTCCATGTTGGGAGTTGTTAAATCTTTGAAATATACTAATTCTACATTGACAGCCATACGTTCTCATTTTTCCCAGCGTCAATTTTCTGCACTATTGGAGGTTGAAACAAAG CATTTATAA
- the LOC140812439 gene encoding transcription factor bHLH92-like isoform X1: MDEFFHLSPGSMLWLQEVLSMNNQRQSAFSSYTNEPIVGFASKSVANGSGRENVNKRMIQFLKKSWTTRGRTATTGGMERGRGKKHVIGERLRREKHKRFYGALHKLLPPGTKSDQKSILEMAVKKIKELQKTEGELKRRNNEVEFILGARENNVTLEKAEIELQVGNPSSEIDSMLGVVKSLKYTNSTLTAIRSHFSQRQFSALLEVETKMKAADVEREVRRSLFEVERKFRDKS; this comes from the exons ATGGACGAGTTCTTTCACCTCTCTCCAGGAAGTATGTTATGGCTTCAAGAGGTACTCAGCATGAATAACCAGAGACAGAGTGCTTTTTCAAGCTACACAAATGAACCCATTGTAGGGTTTGCATCTAAGAGCGTTGCAAATGGATCCGGTCGTGAAAATGTAAACAAGAGGATGATTCAGTTCTTGAAGAAGAGTTGGACGACTCGGGGGCGAACGGCGACTACCGGGGGCATGGAAAGAGGGAGAGGGAAGAAGCATGTGATTGGTGAGAGGTTAAGAAGAGAGAAGCACAAGAGATTTTATGGAGCTTTGCATAAGTTGTTGCCACCAGGAACTAAG AGTGATCAGAAATCGATACTCGAAATGGCGGTCAAGAAAATCAAAGAGCTGCAGAAGACCGAGGGAGAATTGAAGAGGAGAAACAATGAGGTGGAGTTTATTTTGGGTGCAAGGGAAAACAATGTAACATTAGAAAAGGCTGAAATAGAATTACAAGTCGGGAATCCATCTTCCGAGATTGATTCCATGTTGGGAGTTGTTAAATCTTTGAAATATACTAATTCTACATTGACAGCCATACGTTCTCATTTTTCCCAGCGTCAATTTTCTGCACTATTGGAGGTTGAAACAAAG ATGAAAGCAGCGGATGTAGAAAGGGAAGTGCGAAGAAGTTTGTTTGAAGTCGAGAGGAAATTTCGCGACAAGTCTTAG